From Vanrija pseudolonga chromosome 1, complete sequence, a single genomic window includes:
- the SPBC1711.08_2 gene encoding putative protein codes for MAAPKPLTDFQQTYHWRNKNCGPWAQEWVKKELPGLKASDATHEAEITEVTSVSGDCDLGQRKGKLLTIYDLEVEAKWKGTGKSGEEVTGRLSIPEFSHEMIDGISDYVFNFSVDSGSSDADDVLAFARKSLAPVLEERLNGFRLELLTAHGIFEGASNAPSGASTPALQSYSPAPPGEVRSKASTPAPKPATPAPEATSLKTVTVEVNAQLQASADDLWSILTDENRVPMWSRAAAKITPTPGTPYELFGGNVSGKIVEADKPTKLVQTWQTKSPGWPSDHYGTMTITLKQGSDSTAGTSPTRALLTPVTFSLAGVPASRESDIERALNGFYIQGLKQMGLVISSSSRTFVDKPAARGKATATRRAKKARAPNAAPTLLERVARPEVPGHHALNTSSRPLARTKTKQTNSI; via the exons ATGGCCGCACCAAAGCCCCTCACCGACTTCCAGCAGACATACCACTGGCGC aACAAGAACTGCGGGCCCTGGGCGCAGGAGTGGGTCAAGAAGGAGCTGCCGGGCCTCAAGGCGTCGGACGCGACGCACGAGGCGGAGATCACCGAGGtcacgagcgtcagcggtgACTGCGACCTGGGCCAGCGCAAGGGCAA GCTCCTCACCATctacgacctcgaggtcgaggccaagtGGAAGGGCACGGGCAAGTCGGGCGAGGAAGTGACTGGGCGCCTCTCGATCCCCGAGTTCAGCCACGAGATGATCGACGGCATCTCGGACTACGTGTTCAACTTTTCCGTGGACTCTGGCtcctccgacgccgacgacgtgctggcCTTTGCGCGGAAGAGCCTCGCccccgtgctcgaggagcggctGAACGGGttccgcctcgagctgctgacCGCGCACGGCATCTTCGAGGGGGCGAGcaacgcgccgagcggcgcgagcacgcccgcGCTGCAGAGCtactcgcccgccccgcccggcGAGGTGCGCTCCAAGGCGTCGACCCCCGCGCCCAAGCCTGCCACCCCGGCGCCAGAGGCCACGTCCCTCAAGACGGTCACGGTCGAGGTCAACGCGCAGCTCCAGGCGTCGGCCGACGACCTCTGGTCCATCCTCACCGACGAGAACCGCGTGCCCATGTggagccgcgccgcggccaagaTCACCCCCACGCCCGGCACGCCGTACGAGCTGTTCGGCGGCAACGTGTCGggcaagattgtcgaggCGGACAAGCCGACCAAGCTCGTGCAGACGTGGCAGACAAAGTCGCCCGGATGGCCCTCTG ACCACTACGGCACCATGACCATCACGCTCAAGCAGGGCTCGGACTCGACGGCCGGTACGTCGCCCACCCGAGCACTTCTGACCCCAGTGACCTTTTCGCTTGCCGGCGTGCCCGCGAGCCGCGAGTCGGACATTGAGCGCGCCCTCAACGGCTTCTACATCCAGGG GTTGAAACAGATGGGGTTAGTCatttcgtcgtcgtcgcggacgTTTGTAGAcaagccggcggcgcggggcaaggccacggcgacgcggcgggcaaAGAAGGCCAGAGCGCCGAACGCCGCGCCAACGCTGCTGGAGCGCGTCGCACGCCCAGAGGTC CCTGGGCACCATGCTTTAAACACCTCCAGCCGACCGCTTGCGCGGACAAAAACAAAACAAACAAACAGCATATAG
- the SPBC1711.08_2 gene encoding putative protein — protein MAAPKPLTDFQQTYHWRNKNCGPWAQEWVKKELPGLKASDATHEAEITEVTSVSGDCDLGQRKGKLLTIYDLEVEAKWKGTGKSGEEVTGRLSIPEFSHEMIDGISDYVFNFSVDSGSSDADDVLAFARKSLAPVLEERLNGFRLELLTAHGIFEGASNAPSGASTPALQSYSPAPPGEVRSKASTPAPKPATPAPEATSLKTVTVEVNAQLQASADDLWSILTDENRVPMWSRAAAKITPTPGTPYELFGGNVSGKIVEADKPTKLVQTWQTKSPGWPSDHYGTMTITLKQGSDSTAVTFSLAGVPASRESDIERALNGFYIQGLKQMGLVISSSSRTFVDKPAARGKATATRRAKKARAPNAAPTLLERVARPEVPGHHALNTSSRPLARTKTKQTNSI, from the exons ATGGCCGCACCAAAGCCCCTCACCGACTTCCAGCAGACATACCACTGGCGC aACAAGAACTGCGGGCCCTGGGCGCAGGAGTGGGTCAAGAAGGAGCTGCCGGGCCTCAAGGCGTCGGACGCGACGCACGAGGCGGAGATCACCGAGGtcacgagcgtcagcggtgACTGCGACCTGGGCCAGCGCAAGGGCAA GCTCCTCACCATctacgacctcgaggtcgaggccaagtGGAAGGGCACGGGCAAGTCGGGCGAGGAAGTGACTGGGCGCCTCTCGATCCCCGAGTTCAGCCACGAGATGATCGACGGCATCTCGGACTACGTGTTCAACTTTTCCGTGGACTCTGGCtcctccgacgccgacgacgtgctggcCTTTGCGCGGAAGAGCCTCGCccccgtgctcgaggagcggctGAACGGGttccgcctcgagctgctgacCGCGCACGGCATCTTCGAGGGGGCGAGcaacgcgccgagcggcgcgagcacgcccgcGCTGCAGAGCtactcgcccgccccgcccggcGAGGTGCGCTCCAAGGCGTCGACCCCCGCGCCCAAGCCTGCCACCCCGGCGCCAGAGGCCACGTCCCTCAAGACGGTCACGGTCGAGGTCAACGCGCAGCTCCAGGCGTCGGCCGACGACCTCTGGTCCATCCTCACCGACGAGAACCGCGTGCCCATGTggagccgcgccgcggccaagaTCACCCCCACGCCCGGCACGCCGTACGAGCTGTTCGGCGGCAACGTGTCGggcaagattgtcgaggCGGACAAGCCGACCAAGCTCGTGCAGACGTGGCAGACAAAGTCGCCCGGATGGCCCTCTG ACCACTACGGCACCATGACCATCACGCTCAAGCAGGGCTCGGACTCGACGGCCG TGACCTTTTCGCTTGCCGGCGTGCCCGCGAGCCGCGAGTCGGACATTGAGCGCGCCCTCAACGGCTTCTACATCCAGGG GTTGAAACAGATGGGGTTAGTCatttcgtcgtcgtcgcggacgTTTGTAGAcaagccggcggcgcggggcaaggccacggcgacgcggcgggcaaAGAAGGCCAGAGCGCCGAACGCCGCGCCAACGCTGCTGGAGCGCGTCGCACGCCCAGAGGTC CCTGGGCACCATGCTTTAAACACCTCCAGCCGACCGCTTGCGCGGACAAAAACAAAACAAACAAACAGCATATAG
- the SPBC1711.08_2 gene encoding putative protein: protein MAAPKPLTDFQQTYHWRNKNCGPWAQEWVKKELPGLKASDATHEAEITEVTSVSGDCDLGQRKGKLLTIYDLEVEAKWKGTGKSGEEVTGRLSIPEFSHEMIDGISDYVFNFSVDSGSSDADDVLAFARKSLAPVLEERLNGFRLELLTAHGIFEGASNAPSGASTPALQSYSPAPPGEVRSKASTPAPKPATPAPEATSLKTVTVEVNAQLQASADDLWSILTDENRVPMWSRAAAKITPTPGTPYELFGGNVSGKIVEADKPTKLVQTWQTKSPGWPSDHYGTMTITLKQGSDSTAVTFSLAGVPASRESDIERALNGFYIQGLGTML, encoded by the exons ATGGCCGCACCAAAGCCCCTCACCGACTTCCAGCAGACATACCACTGGCGC aACAAGAACTGCGGGCCCTGGGCGCAGGAGTGGGTCAAGAAGGAGCTGCCGGGCCTCAAGGCGTCGGACGCGACGCACGAGGCGGAGATCACCGAGGtcacgagcgtcagcggtgACTGCGACCTGGGCCAGCGCAAGGGCAA GCTCCTCACCATctacgacctcgaggtcgaggccaagtGGAAGGGCACGGGCAAGTCGGGCGAGGAAGTGACTGGGCGCCTCTCGATCCCCGAGTTCAGCCACGAGATGATCGACGGCATCTCGGACTACGTGTTCAACTTTTCCGTGGACTCTGGCtcctccgacgccgacgacgtgctggcCTTTGCGCGGAAGAGCCTCGCccccgtgctcgaggagcggctGAACGGGttccgcctcgagctgctgacCGCGCACGGCATCTTCGAGGGGGCGAGcaacgcgccgagcggcgcgagcacgcccgcGCTGCAGAGCtactcgcccgccccgcccggcGAGGTGCGCTCCAAGGCGTCGACCCCCGCGCCCAAGCCTGCCACCCCGGCGCCAGAGGCCACGTCCCTCAAGACGGTCACGGTCGAGGTCAACGCGCAGCTCCAGGCGTCGGCCGACGACCTCTGGTCCATCCTCACCGACGAGAACCGCGTGCCCATGTggagccgcgccgcggccaagaTCACCCCCACGCCCGGCACGCCGTACGAGCTGTTCGGCGGCAACGTGTCGggcaagattgtcgaggCGGACAAGCCGACCAAGCTCGTGCAGACGTGGCAGACAAAGTCGCCCGGATGGCCCTCTG ACCACTACGGCACCATGACCATCACGCTCAAGCAGGGCTCGGACTCGACGGCCG TGACCTTTTCGCTTGCCGGCGTGCCCGCGAGCCGCGAGTCGGACATTGAGCGCGCCCTCAACGGCTTCTACATCCAGGG CCTGGGCACCATGCTTTAA
- the HPA3 gene encoding D-amino-acid N-acetyltransferase HPA3, with translation MTVTVRPVTAADEAQWRARWEKYNIFYKRTVPENVTANTWRRFLDDKIPSYAAVAVDDAKPEGDNIIGFVTFLPHMFTGSIEDQVYLGDLYVDDEARNGGAGRKLIEYVYDWARQHDIYSVYWHTQHFNHRAQLLYTKVADKTDFVQYGKSIKGEKK, from the coding sequence ATGACCGTCACCGTCCGCCCCgtgaccgccgccgacgaggcgcagtGGCGCGCCCGCTGGGAGAAGTACAACATCTTCTACAAGCGCACGGTGCCCGAGAACGTGACGGCCAACACCTGGCGGCgcttcctcgacgacaagatCCCGTCGTATGCCGCCGtggctgtcgacgacgccaagcccgagggcgacaacATCATCGGCTTTGTCACCTTCCTGCCGCACATGTTCACCGGCAGCATCGAGGACCAGGTctacctcggcgacctgtacgtcgacgacgaggcgcgcaacggcggcgcggggcgcaAGCTCATCGAGTATGTGTACGACTGGGCCCGCCAGCACGACATCTACAGCGTCTACTGGCACACGCAGCACTTCAAccaccgcgcgcagctgctctACACCAAGGTCGCGGACAAGACCGACTTTGTGCAGTACGGCAAGAGCATCAAGGGGGAGAAGAAGTAG
- the VTC3 gene encoding Vacuolar transporter chaperone 3, with protein MSETTPLNPNNNGESSTGVQRVLNDVSELFWQPFSQTALKLLPNRGEGLRAKSKRGDNLPDAGEERPLLTDYHAINDPSIRVRVPKKKPTPVKVEAKVWFANERTYISYLSMGLLLSTIATGLLFGAQDSLARRFAYTYALIAAGVLIYGYVTYQKRLTLIAGRYAGSFDQLWGPLFICAALFIAILANFILKLEEAKKAHNGTNPLSFANAWAVAGQKSTWLN; from the exons ATGTCCGAG ACCACCCCCCTCAAccccaacaacaacggcgAGTCGTCGACCGGCGTCCAGCGCGTCCTCAACGACGTGTCCGAGCTCTTCTGGCAGCC CTTCTCCCAGACGgcgctcaagctcctcccgaaccgcggcgagggcctccGCGCCAAGagcaagcgcggcgacaacCTGCCTGATGC cggcgaggagcgcccCCTGCTCACCGACTACCATGCCATCAACGACCCCTCGATCCGCGTCCGGGTTCCGA AGAAGAAGCCCACGCccgtcaaggtcgaggccaaggtctGGTTCGCCAACGAGCGCACGTACATCTCGTACCTCTCGATGGGCCTGCTCCTGTCGACCATTGCGACCGGTCTGCTCTTTGGCGCGCAggactcgctcgcccgccgctTCGCCTACACCTACGCTCTGAT cgccgccggcgtccttATCTACGGCTACGTGACGTACCAGAAGCGCCTGACGCTCATTGCCGGCCGCTACGCCGGCTCGTTTGACCAGCTCTGGGGCCCTCTCTTCATCTGCGCCGCCCTCTTCATCGCCATCCTGGCCAACTTTatcctcaagctcgaggaggccaagaaggcccaCAACGGCACCAACCCCCTCTCGTTTGCCAACGCCTGGGCTGTCGCCGGCCAGAAGAGCACCTGGCTCAACTAG
- the CBK1_1 gene encoding Serine/threonine-protein kinase CBK1 produces MAYQPGPSYRPQGQQPINDHQAQALAGAQVGRTSPMPPIPSVAQSNIGQPGQLNNYQQQQQQQAYGQQQQQQGGPISPNATGNSTSSGGHGAGNGAAAGTPDKGPDYVYFERRPSQFSEMTTGKATAAKMKLELYYKDAVEGVVGRKERRTALEKQLHADTMSHDSIKARQLLALGRRESNFLRLRRTRIGLEDFRTVKVIGKGAFGEVRLVQKVDTGKIYAMKSLRKNEMFKKDQLAHVRAERDVLAESNSPWVVQLFYSFQDTAYLYLVMEFLPGGDLMTMLIKYDTFSEDVTKFYMAECILAIEAVHNLGFIHRDIKPDNILIDSMGHIKLSDFGLSTGFHKQHDSAYYQKLLGGGDVSNHRHSSTGGAARNSVMVNSINLTMTSKQDIATWKANRRKLAYSTVGTPDYISPEIFLQQGYGKECDWWSLGAIMFECLVGYPPFCSENAHDVYRKIIDWRNHLYFPDDVHLSREAEDLVRRMLCEAERRLTVEQLKAHPFFYGVDWTTIRNIDAPFVPHLRSMTDTSYFPTDELDQASEAPSGADVGPSATKDLAFLGYTFRRYEML; encoded by the exons ATGGCCTACCAGCCAGGCCCCTCATACCGCCCACAGGGGCAACAGCCCATCAACGACCAccaggcgcaggcgctcgctggcgcccAGGTCGggcgcacctcgcccatGCCCCCCATACCCTCGGTCGCCCAGTCCAACATTGGCCAGCCGGGCCAGCTCAACAactaccagcagcagcaacagcagcaggcgtacggccagcagcagcagcagcagggcggaCCGATCAGCCCAAACGCCACAGGCAACAGCACCAGCTCTGGCGGTCATGGCGCTGGCAAcggcgcggctgcgggcACGCCGGACAAGGGCCCCGACTATGTCTACTTTGAGCGCCGGCCCAGCCAGTTCTCGGAAATGACGACGGGCAAGGCGACGGCAGCCAAGATGAAGCTCGAGCTCTACTACAAGGACGCGGTGGAGGGTGTCGTCGGTCGCAAGGAGcg GCGGACGGCCCTCGAGAAACAGTTACACGCCGACACGATGTCGCACGACTCGATCAAGGCCCGCcagctgctggcgctcggTCGCCGAGAGTCCAA CTTTCTCCGCCTCCGTCGCACCCGCATTGGCCTCGAGGACTTCCGCACCGTCAAGGTCATTGGCAAGGGCGCGTTCGGTGAGGTGCGCCTCGTCCAGAAGGTCGACACGGGCAAGATCTACGCCATGAAGTCGCTGCGGAAGAATGAAATGTTCAAAAAGGATCAG CTGGCACACGTCCGTGCTGAACgtgacgtcctcgccgagtcCAACTCGCCTTGGGTTGTCCAGCTCTTCTACTCGTTCCAGGACACGGCGTACCTCTACCTCGTTATGGAGTTCCTGCCCGGTGGAGACCTCATGACCAT GCTGATCAAGTACGACACGTTCTCCGAGGACGTGACAAAGTTCTACATGGCCGAGTGTATCCTCGCCATCGAGGCCGTCCACAACCTCGGCTTCATTCACCGTGATATCAAGCCTGACAACATTCTCATCGACTCGATGGGCCACATCAAGCTCTCCGACTTTGGTCTGTCGACCGGCTTCCACAAGCAGCACGACTCGGCCTACTACCAGAAGCTGctgggcggtggcgacgtgTCCAACCACAGGCACTCGTCGactggcggcgccgcacgCAACTCGGTCATGGTCAACTCGATCAACCTGACCATGACTAGCAAGCAGGACATTGCGACGTGGAAGGCCAACCGTCGAAAGCTCGCCTACTCGACCGTCGGCACCCCAGACTAC ATCTCGCCAGAAATCTTCTTGCAACAGGGCTACGGCAAGGAGTGTGACTGGTGGTCGCTTGGCGCTATCATGTTCGAGTGTCTCGTTG GCTACCCTCCGTTCTGCTCGGAGAACGCGCACGACGTTTACCGCAAGATCATCGACTGGCGCAACCACCTCTACTTCCCCGACGACGTCCACCTcagccgcgaggccgaggacctcgttCGCCGCATGCTgtgcgaggccgagcgccgcttAACTGTTGAGCAGCTCAAGGCTCACCCCTTCTTCTACGGCGTTGACTGGACCACGATCCGCAACATTGACGCGCCGTTCGTGCCACACCTCCGCTCCATGACCGACACGTCCTACTTCCCTACCGACGAGTTGGATCAGGCCAGCGAGGCCCCgtccggcgccgacgtcggcccCAGCGCAACCAAGGACCTGGCATTCCTCGGCTACAC CTTCCGTCGCTACGAAATGCTCTGA
- the SPBC1683.05_1 gene encoding putative permease, with the protein MATTGEDSKSAFPQSMANVRQGSRPGRFALPKEESCIAPENVWSNKDMDPSPAEHRTWTAWTFFLFWLSELWYAGQWATVASFVELGLTWWESCLAVFVGAILVALAITANGIVGATIHTPFAVTSRATFGYWGSKFVVFSRCVVALFWLSINSWSGGQLVSLMIEAIWPQYARLHNSVPASQGATTRDFVSFLLFWILQFPFIFIHPSKLKWVFNVKAIVVPIVAVGTLIWAVKKAGPNASAALSAPGNRVAPGVPRFVAFMTSVTAVQGTWATLSVNIGDFSRYCKSPNSNWTQVWAFPFFATLVSVFSAISATCCYAVYGEVLYQPYLIIAKWNTSPGGRAAMFLGALAWALSNITTNITANSISAANDLCSLAPKYINIRRGQFIAVTVGVWGFVPWKVLDSASNFLTFMASYSIVLAPIAALMAFDFFVIKGRKYDIYELYRPDGIYRYFGGWNWRTYIALAVAIAPNLPGMVAAINNKVNIGNIKYIYMVSNIAGDAIALFVYYVLHKIWPAKEALIDVAVHDVLPLGEEEKRARGDSSEQHSIEVDAGLAAEKA; encoded by the exons ATGGCCACCACCGGCGAAGACAGCAAGAGCGCCTTCCCCCAGTCGATGGCCAACGTCCGCCAGGGCTCGCGCCCGGGACGCTTCGCGCTCCCCAAGGAGGAGTCGTGCATTGCGCCCGAGAACGTCTGGTCGAACAAGG ACATGGACccgtcgccggccgagcACCGCACCTGGACGGCGTGGACCTTCTTCCTCT TCTGGCTCTCGGAGCTCTGGTACGCCGGCCAGTGGGCGACCGTCGCGTCgtttgtcgagctcggcctcacgTGGTGGGAGTCATGTCTTGCCGTGTTTGTCGGTGCgatcctcgtcgcgctcgcgattacgg CCAACGGTATCGTCGGTGCCACGATCCACACGCCGTTCGCCGTCACGTCCCGCGCGACGTTCGGATACTGGGGCAGCAAGTTTGTCGTCTTT TCGcgttgcgtcgtcgccctcttcTGGCTGTCGATCAACTCGTGGTCgggcggccagctcgtcagCCTCATGATCGAGGCCATCTGGCCCCAGTACGCGCGCCTGCACAACAGCGTGCCCGCGAGCCAGggcgccacgacgcgcgACTTTGTgtccttcctcctcttctggATCCTCCAGTTCCCCTTCATCTTCATCCACCCCAGCAAGCTCAAGTGGGTCTTCAACGTCAAGGCCATCGTCGTGCCCATTGTCGCGGTCGGAACCCTCATCTGG GCGGTCAAGAAGGCTGGCCCCAACGCCAGTGCGGCCCTCTCGGCTCCCGGTAACCGTGTTGCCCCTGGCGTCCCCCGTTTCGTCGCCTTCATGAcctcggtgacggcggtgcAGGGCACTTGGGCCACGCTCTCGGTTAACATTGGTGACTTTTCGCGATACTGCAAGAGCCCCAACTCGAACTGGACCCAGGTCTGGGCCTTCCCCTTCTTCGCCACGCTCGTGTCCGTCTtctcggccatctcggccACGTGCTGCTATGCCGTCTACGGCGAGGTGCTCTACCAGCCCTACCTCATCATCGCCAAGTGGAACACCTCGCCCGGTGGCCGTGCCGCCATGTTccttggcgcgctcgcttGGGCCCTGTCCAACATCACCACCAACATCACTGCCAACTCGATCTCGGCCGCCAACGAcctctgctcgctcgcgcccaaGTACATCAACATTCGCCGTGGCCAGTTCATCGCTGTCACCGTCGGCGTCTGGGGCTTTGTGCCCTGGAAggtgctcgactcggcgtctAACTTCCTCACCTTCATGGCCTCGTACTCGATCGTCCTCGCGCcgatcgccgcgctcatGGCCTTTGACTTCTTCGTCATCAAGGGACGCAAGTACGACATTTACGAGCTCTACCGTCCCGATGGTATTTACCGCTACTTTGGAGGCTGGAACTGGCGCACGTACATTGCTCTTGCCGTTGCCATTGCCCCCAACCTCCCCGGTATGGTCGCGGCGATCAACAACAAGGTCAACATTGGCAACATCAAGTACATCTACATGGTCAGCAACATTGCCGGCGACGCCATTGCGCTGTTCGTCTACTATGTGCTGCACAAGATCTGGCCTGCAAAGGAGGCCCTCATCGACGTTGCTGTCCACGACGTCCTCCCTCTcggagaggaggagaagcgcgccCGCGGTGACTCGTCGGAGCAGCACTCGATCGAGGTTGACGCCGGTCTCGCTGCCGAGAAGGCATAG